Proteins co-encoded in one Haloarcula pelagica genomic window:
- the purS gene encoding phosphoribosylformylglycinamidine synthase subunit PurS, with protein MTAYTATVTVRLKRGVLDPEAETTQQALERLGFELSDLRSADVFELDLDADSADEAGERAEEMTERLLANPTIHDYDVEVAQRE; from the coding sequence ATGACCGCCTACACTGCCACCGTCACCGTTCGGCTCAAGCGGGGCGTCTTAGACCCCGAGGCCGAGACGACACAGCAGGCGCTCGAACGGCTCGGCTTCGAACTGTCGGACCTGCGTTCGGCAGACGTGTTCGAACTGGATCTCGATGCCGACAGCGCCGACGAGGCCGGCGAGCGCGCCGAGGAGATGACCGAACGGCTGCTGGCGAACCCGACCATCCACGACTACGACGTGGAGGTCGCCCAGCGGGAATGA